One window of bacterium genomic DNA carries:
- a CDS encoding ferredoxin translates to MADKNDKLPQQPDGKFYVDSQCIDCNLCRETAPDNFKRDDDNGYSYVYKQPLSPEEEKLCQEALEACPVEAIGSDGV, encoded by the coding sequence ATGGCCGACAAGAACGACAAGCTACCCCAGCAGCCCGACGGAAAGTTTTACGTCGACAGCCAGTGCATCGACTGCAATCTCTGCCGCGAGACCGCCCCCGACAATTTCAAGCGCGACGACGACAACGGCTATTCTTACGTGTACAAGCAGCCTCTTTCGCCCGAAGAAGAAAAGCTCTGCCAGGAGGCTTTGGAGGCCTGTCCGGTCGAGGCGATCGGCAGCGACGGGGTGTAG
- a CDS encoding MqnA/MqnD/SBP family protein yields the protein MPKTPIIVAHSPDSDDAFMFYALAKDKIDTGEFQFDHVLSDIQTLNQEAMKGTYEVSAISFHAFPQVAERYALLPSGSSMGDRYGPMVIAREPHPPSVLRERKVAVPGLLTTAFLALRLYEPAIDYVVMPFNEILPAVRDGKVDLGLIIHEGQLTYAQSGLHQIVDLGEWWFQKTGGLPLPLGGNVVRKDLGEENCKKVSDILKKAIQYSLDHRSDALEYALTFARGMDPKTADRFVGMYVNELTVDYGERGRAALRRLFEEAVAAKLLPKMPPLTFVGD from the coding sequence ATGCCGAAAACCCCCATCATCGTGGCCCACAGCCCCGACAGCGACGACGCCTTCATGTTCTACGCCCTGGCCAAGGATAAGATCGACACCGGCGAATTCCAATTCGACCACGTCCTCTCCGACATCCAGACCCTCAACCAAGAGGCGATGAAGGGGACCTACGAGGTGTCGGCGATCTCCTTCCATGCCTTCCCCCAGGTCGCCGAACGCTACGCCTTGCTGCCTTCGGGCTCTTCGATGGGCGACCGTTACGGGCCGATGGTGATCGCCCGCGAGCCCCATCCGCCTTCGGTGCTCCGGGAGCGCAAGGTGGCGGTGCCGGGCCTTTTGACTACGGCCTTTCTGGCCCTGCGCCTCTACGAGCCGGCCATCGATTACGTCGTGATGCCCTTCAACGAGATCCTGCCGGCGGTGCGGGACGGAAAGGTCGATCTCGGGCTCATCATTCACGAAGGCCAACTGACCTATGCCCAGAGCGGTCTCCACCAGATCGTCGACTTGGGCGAGTGGTGGTTCCAGAAGACCGGCGGCCTGCCGCTGCCGCTCGGCGGCAACGTGGTCCGCAAAGATTTGGGCGAGGAGAATTGCAAAAAGGTTTCCGACATCCTCAAGAAAGCCATCCAATACTCGCTGGATCACCGGTCCGACGCCTTGGAATATGCCCTGACCTTCGCCCGGGGCATGGATCCCAAGACCGCCGACCGCTTCGTCGGAATGTACGTCAACGAGCTGACCGTCGATTACGGCGAGCGCGGCCGGGCCGCTCTCCGCCGCCTCTTCGAGGAGGCGGTGGCCGCCAAGCTCCTGCCGAAGATGCCGCCGCTGACCTTCGTCGGCGACTAA
- the mqnE gene encoding aminofutalosine synthase MqnE: MDPSLRPIHDKVAAGERIDGADCLKLLETRDLLGLGRIANIVRERKNGNRAYFNINRHINYSNVCYVDCKFCEFGQPKSSPKAYELTVPEMRRLASEAAAQGATEFHIVGGLHPELKLDYYEGLLREFKSVAPKVHLKAFTAVEIDYFAKISRLSVEEVLKRLTVAGLGSMPGGGAEVLTERVRKLIFVNKIGAERWLEIHRIAHRMGIRSNATLLYGHVETNEDKVEHFQKLRNLQDETGGFQTFIPLSFVPYDTQLAHLPPPTGLADLRHIAVSRIFLDNFAHIKVYWIMTGIKIAQLALNFGADDIDGTVMQERIVHMAGAETPEGLSVKDLVALIREAGREPTERDTLYNVVNRTAA; the protein is encoded by the coding sequence ATGGACCCCTCGCTCCGTCCCATTCACGACAAAGTCGCCGCCGGCGAGCGGATCGACGGCGCCGATTGTCTCAAGCTGCTCGAGACCCGCGACTTGCTCGGCTTGGGCCGCATCGCCAACATCGTCCGCGAGCGGAAGAACGGCAACCGGGCCTATTTCAATATCAACCGCCACATCAATTACTCGAACGTCTGCTACGTCGATTGCAAATTTTGCGAGTTCGGCCAGCCCAAGAGCTCACCCAAGGCTTACGAGCTGACGGTGCCGGAAATGCGGCGGCTGGCGTCCGAGGCCGCGGCCCAGGGCGCGACCGAGTTTCACATCGTCGGCGGGCTCCATCCCGAATTGAAATTGGATTACTACGAAGGCCTGCTCCGCGAGTTCAAATCGGTGGCTCCCAAAGTCCATCTCAAGGCCTTCACCGCGGTCGAGATCGATTATTTCGCCAAGATCAGCCGCCTCTCGGTCGAGGAGGTGCTCAAGCGTCTCACCGTGGCCGGCCTGGGCTCGATGCCCGGCGGCGGCGCCGAGGTCCTCACGGAGCGGGTGCGCAAGCTGATCTTCGTCAACAAGATCGGGGCCGAGCGCTGGCTCGAGATTCACCGCATCGCCCATCGGATGGGGATCCGCTCCAACGCGACCCTGCTCTACGGTCACGTCGAAACCAACGAGGACAAGGTCGAGCATTTCCAAAAGCTCCGCAACCTCCAGGACGAGACCGGCGGCTTCCAGACTTTCATCCCCCTGAGCTTCGTGCCCTATGACACCCAGCTCGCCCATTTGCCGCCGCCGACCGGGCTCGCCGACCTGCGGCACATCGCGGTGTCGCGGATCTTCCTCGACAACTTCGCCCACATCAAAGTGTATTGGATCATGACCGGGATCAAGATCGCCCAGCTCGCCCTCAATTTCGGGGCCGACGACATCGACGGCACGGTGATGCAGGAGCGCATCGTCCACATGGCCGGGGCCGAGACGCCGGAGGGCTTGAGCGTGAAGGACTTGGTCGCCCTCATCCGCGAGGCCGGCCGCGAGCCGACCGAGCGCGATACGCTGTACAACGTGGTGAACAGGACGGCGGCATGA
- a CDS encoding enoyl-CoA hydratase-related protein, whose product MKTKTFKTLLLEVDRQFAVLKFNRPEFHNGFTEEMGLELLDALHELASPAVRSVVLSGAGNDFSIGFDPLLMREHAETAPLLFRKVTGYLHQIIAELRRLPKPVIAAVNGPAAGTGFSFALACDFILAAEGVVFSSSTINMGLTPDGGLTYFLTRLVGPQKCAELVMTGKSIGARKALELGVISGVVPADKLMEEAKSLALYFATGPTLALGRAKRLIDTALSHSLEEQLEEERQSIVETADSADFREGLSAFVGKKNKPNFTGR is encoded by the coding sequence ATGAAAACCAAAACCTTTAAGACCCTCCTGCTCGAAGTCGACCGCCAATTCGCGGTCCTCAAGTTCAACCGGCCCGAATTCCACAATGGATTCACCGAGGAAATGGGGCTGGAGCTGCTCGACGCGCTGCATGAGCTGGCTTCGCCGGCGGTTCGCTCGGTGGTGTTGAGCGGGGCGGGCAACGATTTTTCGATCGGTTTCGACCCTCTGCTGATGCGGGAGCACGCCGAGACGGCTCCGCTGCTTTTCCGCAAGGTCACCGGCTACCTTCATCAAATCATCGCCGAGCTGCGGCGCCTGCCCAAGCCGGTCATCGCCGCGGTCAACGGGCCGGCGGCCGGCACCGGCTTCAGCTTCGCCCTGGCCTGCGATTTCATCTTGGCCGCCGAGGGCGTGGTTTTTTCGAGCTCCACGATCAACATGGGGCTGACTCCGGACGGCGGCTTGACTTATTTTCTGACCCGGCTGGTCGGGCCCCAAAAGTGCGCCGAGCTGGTGATGACCGGCAAGTCGATCGGGGCGCGCAAGGCTCTGGAGCTGGGCGTGATCAGCGGAGTGGTGCCGGCCGACAAGCTGATGGAGGAAGCCAAGAGCCTGGCCCTCTATTTCGCGACCGGACCGACGCTGGCCCTGGGCCGGGCCAAGCGGCTCATCGACACCGCGCTCAGCCATTCGCTGGAGGAGCAATTGGAAGAGGAACGGCAGTCGATCGTCGAGACGGCGGACAGCGCTGATTTTCGCGAAGGCTTGAGCGCCTTCGTGGGCAAGAAGAACAAGCCCAATTTCACGGGACGTTAA
- a CDS encoding FAD-binding oxidoreductase, giving the protein MAKIKEFYNGHLVKIDELTSSVRNFHFEFPERPRFDYVAGQFVMVEIPRDGKTVRKPYSIASPPHWPNKIELCIKKVEGGYVSSYFFELKPGYVMPMEAPLGVFRIKEPLPPHLLFVATGTGVAPLRAQIHSLLHGGHQGKITLVLGIRYENEILFDAEFRELAAKHPNFEYIPTISRPERWTGKTGYVQNIIQERFPNPEGIQIYACGLVPMVNSLLESLGKIGYDRKAIHFEKWT; this is encoded by the coding sequence ATGGCGAAGATTAAAGAGTTTTACAATGGGCATTTGGTGAAGATCGACGAGCTGACCTCGTCGGTGCGGAACTTCCATTTCGAGTTCCCTGAAAGGCCCCGCTTCGACTATGTCGCCGGCCAATTCGTCATGGTCGAGATCCCGCGCGACGGCAAAACCGTCCGCAAGCCCTACTCCATCGCCAGCCCGCCCCATTGGCCGAACAAGATCGAGCTCTGCATCAAGAAGGTCGAGGGTGGCTACGTTTCGAGCTATTTCTTCGAGCTCAAGCCGGGCTACGTCATGCCGATGGAGGCGCCGCTCGGCGTCTTCCGGATCAAGGAGCCGCTACCGCCGCACTTGCTCTTCGTCGCCACCGGCACCGGCGTCGCGCCGCTGCGGGCCCAGATCCACAGCCTGCTTCACGGCGGCCACCAGGGCAAAATCACCTTGGTCCTGGGCATCCGTTACGAGAACGAGATCCTCTTCGATGCCGAGTTCCGGGAGCTGGCGGCGAAGCATCCCAACTTCGAATACATCCCGACGATCAGCCGGCCCGAGAGGTGGACCGGCAAAACCGGCTACGTCCAGAACATCATCCAAGAGCGCTTTCCCAATCCCGAGGGCATCCAGATCTATGCCTGCGGGTTGGTGCCGATGGTCAACTCGCTCTTGGAGAGCCTCGGGAAGATCGGTTACGACCGGAAGGCGATTCACTTCGAGAAATGGACGTAG
- a CDS encoding alpha/beta fold hydrolase, giving the protein MAKVSSSKTNVHYAKTEDGWKIAIHHHPGKKSRHPVLLVHGLASNYRNMDFPIKDLSLAHYLSKAGFDCWIVDLRGSGLSKKGPLTAFRWYFDDYVFYDLPAAVDTVLRETGAKKIHWIGHSLGGLLSFPFSQFYKKSQVLRSLITIASPVTTASRPGYFQVTHRFDRIIKLFPRLPYRTLSRVAVRFVDLLLGLEGNALFSRDNMTREILIEIMRHAVESVPSSLILQIHDWLNHNYFASRDRKIDYTQSIAAMTMPILMMAGSVDSFTPLADIRLAFRRIPSEKKTLMVFGKSRGHEHDYGHIDLVLGKNAPKEVFPEILSWLKEHD; this is encoded by the coding sequence ATGGCCAAAGTATCGAGTTCAAAGACCAACGTCCACTACGCCAAAACCGAGGACGGATGGAAGATCGCCATCCACCACCATCCAGGCAAAAAATCGCGCCATCCGGTGCTGCTCGTCCACGGCTTGGCTAGCAACTATCGCAACATGGATTTCCCGATCAAGGACCTGAGCCTGGCTCATTACCTGAGCAAGGCCGGCTTCGACTGTTGGATCGTGGATCTGCGGGGATCGGGCTTGAGCAAGAAAGGCCCGCTCACCGCCTTTCGCTGGTATTTCGACGACTATGTTTTCTATGACCTGCCGGCAGCCGTCGACACCGTCTTGCGCGAGACCGGCGCCAAAAAGATCCACTGGATCGGCCACAGCCTCGGTGGCCTGCTCTCCTTCCCCTTCTCCCAGTTCTACAAGAAGAGCCAAGTGTTGCGCAGCCTCATCACCATCGCCTCGCCGGTAACCACCGCCTCGCGGCCCGGCTATTTTCAAGTGACTCACCGCTTCGACCGGATCATCAAATTGTTTCCGAGGCTGCCTTACCGGACCCTCTCGCGGGTGGCGGTTCGCTTCGTCGACCTGCTGCTGGGCCTCGAGGGCAACGCCCTCTTCTCCCGCGACAACATGACGCGGGAGATCCTGATCGAGATCATGCGCCACGCCGTCGAGAGCGTCCCATCCAGCCTCATCCTCCAGATCCACGACTGGCTTAACCACAACTACTTCGCCAGCCGCGACCGCAAAATCGATTACACCCAGAGCATCGCCGCCATGACGATGCCGATCCTGATGATGGCCGGTTCGGTCGACAGCTTCACGCCCTTGGCCGACATCCGCCTCGCCTTCCGGCGCATCCCGAGCGAAAAGAAGACCTTGATGGTTTTCGGCAAATCGCGAGGCCACGAGCACGACTACGGCCACATCGACTTGGTCCTGGGCAAGAACGCGCCCAAGGAAGTCTTCCCCGAAATATTGAGTTGGCTAAAGGAGCACGATTAG
- the xerD gene encoding site-specific tyrosine recombinase XerD — MQESKSNLIEAFLDVLRVERNLARNTVESYRRDLLHFAAFLDRKPGKTLAKLGESEIREFLSFEFDRGQKGRSTARRLTTLRMFFRHGLKEKWWEVDPTLNVELPKLGRALPQVLNAQEIDALLKQPDPTTPLGRRDRAMLELLYATGLRVSELVGLQLRDLHFEAGFVRVLGKGSKERLVPVGRSALECLKEYLELARPKLTAKRLSDALFLSRRGAKMTRQQFFLLLKDYARQAGIKKEISPHKLRHSFATHLLGGGADLRSVQVMLGHADLATTQVYTHVSPDRLKAIHKFHPRS; from the coding sequence ATGCAAGAATCCAAGTCCAACCTCATCGAAGCCTTCCTCGACGTGCTGCGGGTCGAGCGCAATCTGGCGCGGAACACGGTCGAGAGCTACCGCCGCGACCTCCTGCACTTCGCCGCCTTTCTCGACCGCAAGCCGGGCAAGACCCTGGCCAAGCTGGGGGAGAGCGAGATCCGCGAATTCCTCTCCTTCGAGTTCGACCGCGGCCAGAAGGGGCGCTCGACCGCGCGGAGGTTGACGACATTGCGGATGTTCTTCCGCCACGGCTTGAAGGAAAAATGGTGGGAGGTCGATCCGACCTTGAACGTCGAGCTGCCCAAGCTCGGCCGAGCCCTGCCTCAGGTCTTGAACGCCCAAGAGATTGATGCTCTGCTGAAGCAGCCCGATCCGACGACGCCGCTGGGCCGCCGCGACCGGGCGATGCTCGAGCTGCTTTACGCCACCGGCCTCCGGGTGTCGGAGCTGGTCGGCTTGCAGCTGCGCGATTTGCATTTCGAGGCCGGCTTCGTGCGGGTTTTGGGCAAGGGATCGAAGGAAAGGCTGGTGCCGGTCGGGCGCTCGGCTTTGGAATGTTTGAAAGAGTATCTCGAGCTGGCCCGGCCCAAGCTCACCGCCAAGCGCCTATCCGACGCCCTGTTCTTGAGCCGCCGCGGCGCCAAGATGACCCGCCAGCAATTTTTCCTCTTGTTGAAGGACTATGCCCGCCAAGCCGGGATCAAGAAGGAGATCAGCCCCCACAAGCTCCGCCATTCCTTCGCCACCCACTTGCTGGGCGGCGGCGCCGACCTCCGCTCGGTTCAGGTCATGCTGGGCCACGCCGATTTGGCGACGACCCAAGTTTACACCCACGTCTCGCCGGATCGGCTCAAGGCCATCCACAAATTTCATCCTCGATCTTAA
- the folE gene encoding GTP cyclohydrolase I FolE, whose protein sequence is MEELIRQLLEQIGEDPKREGLLKTPARVAQSLAFLTQGYKMDPQTVINGAEFTEKYNEMIVVKDIQIYSLCEHHLLPFWGKCHVAYIPRDKILGLSKIARLVDIFARRLQVQERMTTQIAEIINKSLNPLGVAVVIEAEHLCMQMRGVQKQGSKAVTSEMLGAFRSNIATRSEFMNFLR, encoded by the coding sequence ATGGAAGAATTAATTCGACAGCTGCTAGAGCAAATCGGCGAGGATCCCAAGCGCGAGGGCTTGCTCAAAACCCCCGCCCGGGTCGCCCAATCCCTGGCCTTCCTCACCCAAGGTTACAAGATGGACCCACAGACGGTCATCAACGGCGCCGAGTTCACCGAGAAATACAACGAGATGATCGTGGTGAAGGACATCCAGATTTACTCGCTCTGCGAGCACCATCTGCTGCCGTTCTGGGGAAAGTGTCACGTTGCCTACATTCCCCGCGACAAGATCCTGGGGCTCTCCAAGATCGCCCGCTTGGTCGACATCTTTGCCCGCCGGCTCCAAGTCCAGGAACGGATGACCACTCAAATAGCCGAAATTATTAATAAATCTCTCAATCCTTTGGGGGTGGCGGTGGTCATCGAGGCCGAGCACCTTTGCATGCAGATGCGAGGCGTGCAAAAGCAAGGATCGAAGGCCGTGACCTCGGAGATGCTCGGGGCCTTCCGCAGCAACATCGCGACCCGCTCCGAGTTCATGAATTTTCTGCGCTGA
- the queG gene encoding tRNA epoxyqueuosine(34) reductase QueG — MDPKTQQEVREELKRRGFDSVGFAKPPLGEAGERFAEWLRRGHHGTMAYLDRRGAERLSPDRLLPEFRSAIVLAHGYDSGLPNSTDPAEANVSRYAWGEDYHEVLSAKLRDFEGWLVRKIPEARCYAGVDAAPILEKAWAERSGLGWIGKHTNLIEAESGSYFFLAVLLTNLDFAEDAPVADRCGVCTRCIEICPTRAIVGPYQLDARLCISYLTIELKGPIPRELRPLIGNHVFGCDDCQEVCPWNRFSRPTREGRFFPRDGVRAQPLESFLELSEAEFKRRFAGSAVLRAKRRGFLRNVCVAIGNSGRAELAEKLLPLLEDAEPLVRGHAVWAYGRLLGEAALARLRELKEKEEDGFVREEIAYVHFSK; from the coding sequence ATGGATCCGAAAACACAACAAGAAGTTCGGGAGGAGCTGAAGCGGCGCGGCTTCGATTCGGTCGGCTTCGCCAAGCCGCCCCTGGGCGAGGCCGGCGAGCGCTTCGCCGAGTGGCTGCGGCGGGGCCATCACGGGACCATGGCTTACCTCGACCGGCGCGGCGCCGAGCGCTTGAGCCCGGACCGCTTGCTGCCGGAATTCCGCTCGGCCATCGTGCTGGCCCATGGCTACGATTCGGGCCTGCCTAACTCGACCGATCCGGCCGAGGCCAATGTCTCGCGCTATGCCTGGGGCGAGGACTATCACGAGGTCCTCTCGGCCAAGCTGCGCGATTTCGAGGGCTGGCTGGTCCGAAAGATTCCCGAGGCCCGCTGCTACGCCGGCGTCGACGCCGCGCCGATTTTGGAAAAGGCCTGGGCCGAGCGCAGCGGCTTGGGCTGGATCGGCAAGCACACCAATTTGATCGAGGCCGAATCCGGCTCCTATTTTTTTCTGGCCGTGCTTTTGACCAACCTCGACTTCGCCGAGGACGCCCCGGTCGCCGACCGCTGCGGCGTTTGCACCCGCTGCATCGAGATCTGCCCGACCCGGGCCATCGTCGGCCCCTACCAGTTGGATGCTCGGCTCTGCATCTCGTACCTGACCATCGAGCTCAAAGGGCCTATCCCGCGGGAGCTGAGGCCGCTAATCGGCAACCACGTCTTCGGCTGCGACGACTGCCAAGAGGTCTGCCCTTGGAACCGGTTCAGCCGGCCGACTCGGGAAGGGCGCTTCTTTCCGCGGGACGGTGTCCGGGCCCAGCCGCTGGAAAGCTTTTTGGAATTGAGCGAGGCCGAGTTCAAGCGCCGCTTCGCCGGCTCGGCGGTGCTGCGAGCCAAGCGCCGCGGCTTCTTGCGCAACGTCTGTGTCGCCATCGGCAACAGCGGCCGGGCCGAGCTGGCCGAGAAGCTTCTTCCCTTGCTGGAGGACGCCGAGCCGCTGGTGCGAGGGCACGCGGTGTGGGCTTACGGGCGCTTATTGGGGGAAGCGGCACTGGCTCGATTGCGTGAGCTGAAAGAGAAAGAAGAGGATGGTTTCGTGCGGGAAGAGATTGCCTACGTCCATTTCTCGAAGTGA
- a CDS encoding PAS domain S-box protein translates to MLESRIGIPPEQSSAFSTPHGTRSSQEVLTEFLSTPESRELRPTERRELSALCRESDSELFHTGLLHLARRLEVSERAPLATRLYSLVQSQSQDLGLRNRAQSRLALFEGGGDFGDRMEFHASHFFGQATDPTALGAMAVGGAAFRVARLGLLGRLLANPSASWATRGFGARALAGGGAFLAESFAFTSAGRGFQALAGRSQDWSLRALGQEWAAGAITLASLRGFGALGGGLYRRVHGNSASPWHALYGQTAMFGGILAAHAVEERLGLRQPTQGANALLDGFVTLLHFNVAGHLLRQGMGPRWQAWERGLDQRAERLSWNPPQPRNPFAGLGGMQTAPALAGNGAPALRWISPRRTEGFVMMEGKPSGETGPAEGAGESAAPARPPSEPPSPDKPPSWWPAGELTVEMAQAFINAQPDSTVIIEFVRGESSKGLIGQIRMANTRVKEKFGYEPEEAVGMPLSRFTRPEDSALMARMQRMILDTGRIKFNEVRFVRKDGTVIYCDVRGTTHRLGNRTIGFATLQDVSKRRAAQAAIRAEQMRFRALLRGVPDVIFRIGHDGTFLDAHSERAEIFPLPMDKVVGMKVWDLPVPPELLDLARNGIEAALSTGQTQYVEYRLPMPDGTFRIQEGRITASGADEVVATVRDITEARQAETHRIAAARAETLKLIGRGLAHDANNALAPLDLGLKLLLRQMRQSEESGVVPTIEQVQIWNNSIETILSSAERLKNMIGGFRELSQDPAQGPPFDLHSLLDAAELRNTVGTNVHLRVRLSAEPWLIPGPRENIHRVILNLVVNANDAMEGRNGSLRIETDRVVLSVEDLRQLTSFSPGILHWRGGNFMRVRVQDNGPGIPPEHMSRIFEPYFSTKTKDGKSGHGGLGLALTQKLVQDAGGFLTVETSPNGTTFDVYLPQADRISSRPPAVVSPALSQARGKAILIVSPDQAFRETIGVSLTNRGFSQVLYAQNLAEAQALARSSGELGALLTESRFPDEGQGFDLMKDLRRQQPQLATIIWSGLDPSRYADRLGPSGTFLSRDTSSEIMGGVLEDLMTRSHPSP, encoded by the coding sequence ATGCTCGAATCACGCATCGGGATCCCACCCGAACAGTCCAGCGCTTTTTCCACGCCTCACGGTACCCGTTCATCCCAAGAAGTCTTAACCGAGTTTTTATCCACGCCGGAGAGCCGCGAGCTTCGGCCCACCGAGCGCCGCGAGCTGAGCGCCCTTTGCCGGGAATCGGACTCCGAGCTCTTCCACACCGGGCTGCTCCACTTGGCCCGGCGACTCGAGGTCAGCGAGCGGGCGCCGCTGGCGACGCGACTCTACTCCTTGGTGCAAAGCCAGAGTCAGGATCTCGGCTTGAGAAACCGCGCCCAAAGCCGGCTGGCCTTGTTCGAAGGCGGCGGCGATTTCGGCGACCGGATGGAGTTTCATGCCAGCCATTTCTTCGGCCAAGCCACCGACCCCACCGCCTTGGGCGCGATGGCCGTCGGCGGCGCTGCTTTCCGAGTGGCTCGCCTCGGCTTGCTCGGCCGCTTGCTCGCCAACCCATCGGCGAGCTGGGCGACCCGTGGCTTCGGCGCCCGGGCTCTGGCCGGCGGCGGCGCTTTCTTGGCCGAGTCCTTCGCTTTCACTTCGGCCGGCCGCGGCTTCCAGGCCCTGGCTGGAAGGTCCCAGGACTGGAGCCTCCGAGCTCTGGGGCAAGAGTGGGCCGCCGGTGCGATCACTCTTGCCTCGCTTCGCGGCTTCGGCGCCTTGGGTGGAGGGCTATACCGCCGGGTTCATGGAAATTCGGCTTCGCCCTGGCATGCCCTTTACGGCCAGACCGCGATGTTCGGCGGCATCCTCGCGGCCCATGCGGTCGAAGAGCGCTTGGGCCTCCGCCAGCCGACCCAGGGCGCCAATGCCCTGCTCGATGGCTTCGTCACCCTCCTCCACTTCAACGTCGCCGGCCACCTGCTGCGCCAAGGCATGGGCCCGCGGTGGCAGGCTTGGGAGCGGGGGCTTGATCAAAGAGCCGAACGCTTGAGCTGGAATCCACCCCAGCCGCGCAATCCCTTCGCCGGGCTGGGCGGCATGCAAACGGCCCCGGCCCTCGCCGGAAATGGCGCACCGGCGCTGCGCTGGATCTCGCCTCGCCGAACCGAGGGATTCGTGATGATGGAGGGGAAACCGAGCGGCGAAACAGGCCCGGCCGAAGGCGCCGGCGAATCGGCGGCGCCGGCTAGGCCCCCATCGGAGCCCCCCTCGCCGGATAAGCCGCCTTCCTGGTGGCCGGCCGGCGAGCTGACGGTCGAAATGGCTCAGGCTTTCATCAATGCTCAGCCCGACAGCACGGTCATCATCGAATTCGTCCGGGGCGAAAGCAGCAAAGGCTTGATCGGCCAAATCCGGATGGCCAACACCCGGGTGAAGGAAAAATTCGGTTACGAGCCGGAAGAGGCGGTCGGCATGCCTTTGAGCCGCTTCACCCGGCCCGAGGACAGCGCCCTCATGGCGAGGATGCAGCGGATGATCCTCGATACCGGCCGAATCAAATTCAACGAGGTTCGATTCGTCCGCAAGGACGGCACCGTGATCTACTGCGACGTCCGCGGCACCACCCATCGGCTGGGCAACCGGACCATCGGCTTCGCGACGCTCCAAGACGTCAGCAAGCGCCGGGCGGCCCAAGCCGCGATCCGAGCCGAGCAAATGCGCTTTCGGGCCCTGCTCCGGGGCGTTCCCGACGTGATCTTCCGGATCGGCCACGACGGGACCTTCCTGGATGCCCACTCCGAGCGGGCGGAAATTTTCCCTCTTCCGATGGACAAGGTCGTCGGCATGAAGGTCTGGGATCTCCCGGTCCCGCCGGAGCTGCTGGACTTGGCCCGGAACGGAATCGAGGCTGCGTTGAGCACCGGCCAGACTCAATACGTGGAATACCGACTGCCCATGCCCGACGGCACTTTTCGAATCCAAGAAGGTCGGATCACCGCCAGCGGCGCCGACGAAGTGGTCGCCACGGTGCGGGACATCACCGAGGCTCGTCAAGCCGAGACCCACCGGATCGCCGCGGCCCGAGCCGAAACTCTGAAGCTGATCGGCCGTGGATTGGCGCACGACGCCAACAATGCCCTCGCTCCTCTCGACTTGGGTTTAAAACTGCTCCTTAGGCAAATGAGGCAAAGCGAAGAATCGGGCGTCGTTCCGACGATTGAACAGGTCCAAATCTGGAACAACAGCATTGAAACCATTCTCAGCAGCGCGGAACGGCTCAAAAACATGATCGGAGGCTTTCGCGAATTGAGCCAAGATCCCGCCCAGGGGCCGCCTTTTGACCTCCACTCGCTGCTGGATGCCGCCGAGCTCCGCAATACCGTCGGAACCAACGTGCATCTTCGGGTCCGCTTAAGCGCCGAACCCTGGCTGATTCCGGGACCCCGCGAGAACATCCATCGGGTGATCCTCAACTTGGTGGTCAACGCCAACGATGCCATGGAAGGGCGAAACGGCTCCTTGCGCATCGAAACCGACCGGGTCGTGCTCAGCGTCGAAGACCTCCGGCAGCTGACGAGTTTTTCGCCGGGAATTCTGCACTGGCGAGGCGGCAATTTCATGCGGGTGCGGGTCCAGGACAACGGTCCGGGGATTCCACCGGAACACATGTCCCGGATATTCGAACCTTATTTTTCAACCAAGACCAAGGACGGCAAGTCGGGTCATGGCGGGCTGGGTCTGGCCCTGACTCAAAAGCTCGTCCAGGATGCCGGCGGATTTCTCACCGTCGAAACCTCGCCGAACGGCACGACCTTCGACGTTTATCTCCCTCAAGCCGATCGGATTTCATCCCGTCCACCGGCGGTGGTTTCTCCGGCCTTGAGCCAGGCCCGCGGCAAGGCCATTCTCATCGTCAGCCCGGATCAGGCTTTCCGGGAAACGATCGGGGTTTCATTGACCAACCGGGGTTTCAGCCAGGTCCTCTATGCCCAAAATCTCGCCGAAGCCCAAGCCTTGGCCCGGTCGAGCGGCGAGCTGGGAGCTTTGCTCACCGAGTCTCGCTTTCCCGACGAAGGACAAGGTTTCGACCTCATGAAAGACTTGCGCCGGCAGCAACCTCAGTTGGCCACCATCATTTGGAGCGGCCTCGATCCCAGCCGTTACGCCGATCGCTTGGGACCTTCGGGCACTTTCTTGAGCCGCGACACATCTTCCGAAATCATGGGGGGCGTTTTGGAAGACCTGATGACTCGAAGCCATCCTAGTCCGTGA